ACCTCCGCAGAAGCAACCCAGCGGAGGTGTTGATCGAATACTTTAGTTCGTTAAGTTGGTAACGCAAGTGGGGACTGTCCCCTTTTAGGAGGAATTGGAAGTCCCGGGAGGGCTTCCGGTTCCTCCCTCGAGCAGTGCCTGGTTCCGTCCGCTGGCAACTTTTCATGCCCGTTTAACAATCTCATGCGAAGACGGTACCTGGCACCGTCTAGCTAGCCTTTCATAGCTCGGCCGCACTGCCAAGCGTAATGGTAACTGGGAGGTTACCACTTTTATCTTCATTAATAAAATGCATCCTGATATAATAATGGAAACGGTAACAAAAGCAGAGAAACGGGGTGACAGCTTGACCCAACAGATGGAGATCAACCGTACCAACGATTATGCCTTTAAAAGAATTATGGGATCAGAAGAAGGTAAAGAAGCACTTATTGGTTTTCTAAATGCTGTGCTAAAACCTTTAAAGGGGCAAGAACTAACATCTGTGGAACTGCTGGATCGAGAGATTGATCCAAAATACTTATTGGACAGAGCTGCCCGGTTAGACATATTAGCCAGAACTACAAACGGTATGTTAATCAATATTGAAGTCCAAATTAACAATCGTTACAACATTGATAAGCGTACACTCTTTTATTGGGCCGGTCTCTACCACGGGCAATTAACCAGCGGACAGAACTTTATCTACCTAAGAAAAACCATTACCATTAACATATTAGGATTTGACTGGTTCAGTGACAGAAACAAATACCACCATACCTTCCACATTCGTGAAGATTCCACCGGAGAGTTGCTGATCGACGACCTGGAAATTCATTTTCTTGAATTACCCAAGATAAAAAGAATCAAGAGAAAGCCCCAAAATAATTTAGAAGAGTGGCTGATGTATTTCAACAACCTTCAGGGTGAAGAAATGGAGGAGATTGCCATGACAAATCCGGGAATTCGCAGAGCAATAACCATAGAGCAAATCTTCTATAAAAACCAGAAAGAACGTAGACTTTACGAGCTAAGAGAAAAGGCTGTTAGGGATGAAGTTTCTATGGTAGCAGGTGCGAGAGCTGAGGGGTTAGCTGAAGGAGAGGCTAAAGGCCAAAGAGAGGCTATTTGTAAGTACCTGAGCGCCAGATTTTCCGACTTATCTCTTAACCTTCAAGCCCAGGTGAGAAATATCAACAACCTATCTGCTCTAGATAAAATCATCAATCAAATATACACCGTTAACAGCCTGGAAGAAGCCGAGGCTATTGTGCAAGAAGCAATGAATTAAGAAAATAGAATCCCTATTTTTATCTAGTACTTAGTTGGCCAGAAAGCCAGAAGCAATTCGCCCCTGATTTTACGGCCCTTTACCTTGCTCCCTTTTTTATCCAGCGACAGGGGCGGTGCCTGGTTCCGTCCGCTGGCAGCCTTTCATGCCCGTTTAACAATCTCATGCGAAGACGGTACCTGGCACCGCCTAGCTAGCCTTTCATTGAAACCACCAGACCCCAAAGGAAAACATACAAACAAGAAACCACCCGGCGCTTTAGTTAAGTGAAGTACCAGGCACCTTTTGGTAACTTCTGGCAGGCTTGTCCTGCCAGGGGTTACCCCCTGCATCTCAAGACTCGCTATA
This genomic interval from Desulforamulus reducens MI-1 contains the following:
- a CDS encoding Rpn family recombination-promoting nuclease/putative transposase is translated as MEINRTNDYAFKRIMGSEEGKEALIGFLNAVLKPLKGQELTSVELLDREIDPKYLLDRAARLDILARTTNGMLINIEVQINNRYNIDKRTLFYWAGLYHGQLTSGQNFIYLRKTITINILGFDWFSDRNKYHHTFHIREDSTGELLIDDLEIHFLELPKIKRIKRKPQNNLEEWLMYFNNLQGEEMEEIAMTNPGIRRAITIEQIFYKNQKERRLYELREKAVRDEVSMVAGARAEGLAEGEAKGQREAICKYLSARFSDLSLNLQAQVRNINNLSALDKIINQIYTVNSLEEAEAIVQEAMN